A DNA window from Gigantopelta aegis isolate Gae_Host chromosome 4, Gae_host_genome, whole genome shotgun sequence contains the following coding sequences:
- the LOC121371725 gene encoding mRNA decay activator protein ZFP36L2-like, which translates to MSGTLVSSVTQNLRDSSDLEKLLYQHFQRVNMDATVQRDQQTAMINILAGKLPVSAGCSRGTMDPPSSSQIAQHKTVYSSSSLLAMKVLLSRENIALDSQMDDRDSNGNISSSGRYKTELCRPFEESGQCKYGDKCQFAHGAKELRSLPRHPKYKTDLCRTYHTIGFCPYGPRCHFIHNEDERRLGSIINNKNQQNNKPHHPTPIHRPKWSNLQRLSSMGSSLDSPRSSDSGSPTRLSPTFSEDIFSSSSVPFSILGSDGGSSRSSPDFTTSCHANNLTSQKSLTTPLNVQTHLNTVDTVLDLLRMQQQFNRVLSFTDHNSNQQRVADDNCVFRNIYPCASYSSPESATSSHNSTHDTPSSTFSVNWIHQ; encoded by the exons ATGTCGGGGACACTTGTTTCTTCCGTCACACAGAATTTGCGCGATTCCTCAGATCTCGAAAAATTGCTCTATCAG cactTCCAACGAGTAAACATGGACGCGACAGTACAACGCGATCAGCAGACGGCCATGATAAATATTTTGGCGGGAAAACTGCCTGTGTCGGCAGGTTGTTCGAGAGGTACCATGGACCCACCGAGCTCGTCACAGATAGCGCAACACAAGACAGTCTACAGCTCTAGCAGCTTGCTAGCCATGAAAGTTCTTTTATCGAGGGAGAATATTGCGCTGGACTCGCAAATGGATGACAGGGATTCGAATGGCAATATCAGCAGTTCGGGTCGCTATAAAACCGAGCTGTGCAGACCGTTCGAAGAAAGTGGCCAGTGTAAATACGGCGACAAGTGCCAGTTCGCTCATGGCGCCAAAGAACTGAGAAGTCTTCCTCGACATCCTAAATACAAAACCGACCTGTGTCGTACTTACCACACTATTGGATTCTGTCCGTATGGCCCACGTTGTCACTTCATCCACAACGAGGACGAGCGTCGACTCGGCAGCATCATCAACAACAAGAACCAACAGAACAACAAgccacaccaccccacccccattcaCCGCCCCAAGTGGTCAAACCTGCAGCgactgtcgtctatgggatcGTCCCTCGACTCTCCGCGGTCCAGCGACTCGGGTAGCCCCACCCGCCTCAGTCCTACTTTCAGTGAAGACATCTTCAGCTCGAGTAGTGTGCCATTCTCAATTCTCGGCAGCGATGGTGGGAGTTCCAGATCAAGCCCAGATTTCACCACCTCGTGCCACGCTAACAACCTGACCTCTCAGAAGAGCCTGACGACCCCCTTAAATGTTCAGACACACCTGAACACCGTCGACACTGTTTTGGACTTGCTGCGTATGCAGCAGCAGTTTAATCGCGTGCTGAGCTTCACAGATCACAACAGCAACCAGCAGAGAGTGGCTGATGACAATTGTGTATTCAGGAACATTTACCCTTGTGCGTCATACTCATCTCCAGAATCTGCAACATCCAGTCACAATTCCACCCACGACACTCCAAGCTCCACGTTCAGCGTTAACTGGATTCACCAGTGA